A portion of the Lolium rigidum isolate FL_2022 chromosome 1, APGP_CSIRO_Lrig_0.1, whole genome shotgun sequence genome contains these proteins:
- the LOC124703719 gene encoding GDP-mannose 4,6 dehydratase 1-like gives MANSSTLHSKGAEEVPSVPRSLAPPRKVALVTGITGQDGSYLTELLLSKGYEVHGLMRRSSNFNTQRLEHIYHDPHATPSAQRPPMRLHYADLSDSSSLRRALDLVLPDEVYNLAAQSHVAVSYEIPDYTADVVATGALRLLEAVRLSAKPMRYYQAGSSEMFGSTPPPQSETTPFHPRSPYAAAKVAAHWYTVNYREAYGLFACNGVLFNHESPRRGENFVTRKITRAVGRIKVGLQTKVFLGNLSAGRDWGFAGDYVEAMWLMLQQDKPADYVVATEECHTVEEFLQAAFGYAGLDWKDHVVIDKKYFRPAEVDSLQGDASKSRKELGWKPKVGFQQLVEMMVDNDIELAKQEKVLVDAGYRDPKQQA, from the coding sequence ATGGCCAACTCATCCACACTGCACTCCAAGGGCGCCGAGGAGGTCCCATCGGTGCCTCGCTCCCTGGCACCGCCGCGGAAGGTGGCGCTGGTGACTGGCATCACGGGGCAGGACGGGAGCTACCTTACTGAGCTGCTCCTCTCCAAGGGCTACGAGGTGCATGGGCTCATGCGCCGCTCCTCCAACTTCAACACCCAGCGCCTCGAGCACATCTACCATGACCCGCATGCCACCCCCTCCGCGCAGCGTCCCCCCATGCGCCTCCACTACGCCGACCTCTCCGActcctcctctctccgccgcgcgCTCGACCTCGTCCTCCCCGACGAGGTCTACAACCTGGCCGCGCAGTCCCACGTCGCCGTCTCCTACGAGATCCCAGACTACACCGCCGACGTCGTCGCTACcggcgctctccgcctcctcgagGCTGTCCGCCTCTCCGCCAAGCCCATGCGCTACTACCAGGCCGGGTCATCCGAGATGTTCGGCTCCACCCCGCCGCCGCAGAgtgagaccacgcccttccacccaCGCTCCCCCTATGCCGCCGCCAAGGTCGCCGCTCACTGGTACACCGTCAACTACCGCGAGGCTTACGGCCTCTTCGCATGCAACGGGGTGCTCTTCAACCATGAGTCCCCCCGCCGCGGCGAGAACTTCGTCACTCGCAAGATCACCCGTGCTGTCGGTCGTATCAAGGTCGGCCTCCAGACCAAGGTCTTCCTCGGCAACCTCTCCGCCGGCAGGGACTGGGGCTTTGCTGGAGATTACGTTGAGGCAATGTGGCTCATGCTGCAGCAGGACAAGCCAGCTGACTATGTTGTCGCCACGGAAGAGTGCCACACTGTGGAGGAGTTCTTGCAGGCTGCTTTTGGGTACGCTGGGCTGGACTGGAAGGATCATGTGGTCATTGACAAGAAGTACTTTCGCCCTGCGGAGGTGGACAGCCTTCAAGGAGATGCATCCAAGTCCAGGAAAGAGCTTGGGTGGAAGCCCAAGGTTGGGTTCCAGCAGCTAGTCGAGATGATGGTCGACAACGACATTGAGCTCGCCAAGCAGGAGAAGGTCCTCGTGGATGCTGGGTACCGCGACCCCAAGCAACAGGCATAG
- the LOC124667084 gene encoding probable ribosome-binding factor A, chloroplastic yields MFPCRPLVSPPLPRALAAAAPVSLRRLPSAALSLRVVRCMAKERRVRMVAKQIQRELADMLTRDPVMQRAVLPEAALGADRYLSSLTTIADVELSNDLQVCKVYVSVFGDERGKKVAMAGLKDKTKYVRSQIGKRMKLRLTPEIRFIEDESMERGSRILTILDKLKEEREQREGKDEEEDGEASDLVEEEDGDWDGDEPDEEDIIYVK; encoded by the exons ATGTTCCCGTGTCGCCCACTGGTGTCCCCGCCGCTGCCGCGCGCCCTCGCGGCCGCGGCGCCCGTATCCCTGCGGCGTCTGCCGTCGGCGGCGCTGTCGCTGCGTGTGGTGCGGTGCATGGCCAAGGAGCGGAGGGTGCGGATGGTGGCGAAGCAGATCCAACGGGAGCTCGCCGACATGCTGACCCGCGACCCCGTCATGCAGCGCGCCGTCCTCCCCGAGGCCGCCCTCGGCGCCGACCGCTAcctctcctccctcaccaccatcgccgacgtCGAGCTCTCCAACGATCTCCAG gTCTGCAAGGTGTATGTGTCCGTGTTTGGGGACGAGAGGGGGAAGAAGGTCGCCATGGCTGGACTCAAGGACAAGACCAAGTATGTCAGGAGCCAGATAGGCAAGCGGATGAAGCTGCGCCTCACGCCTGAGATACGCTTCATCGAAGACGAGTCCATGGAGCGTGGAAGCAGG ATTCTTACTATATTGGACAAACTAAAGGAGGAAAGGGAGCAGCGAGAAGgaaaagatgaagaagaagatggagaAGCTTCAGATCTAGTGGAAGAAGAAGATGGTGACTGGGATGGAGATGAGCCAGATGAGGAGGACATAATTTATGTAAAATAG